The Thermacetogenium phaeum DSM 12270 genome segment AAGTCGGTAGAAAAACAAAAAGCCGGAGAAATAGGGGAATGGCTGCAGGCGACAATACCGGCATTAAAAGGGCCTTTTGCGGATCGTCCCTGGATAAAACATGTTTTACGGGAACTGACCCGGCCGGAATTTGCTGCTCTTATTTGCTAACCGGTTTTCCGAGTAGCACTGATAGCTTGGCCTCTGCATGTGTTAAATGTTTTGCGAGGGGGTAACGTGTTATTGTTGTCTGTTCCTCCTAGCTACCTGGTTGTCAAGTTTATCTCAACAATCTTCAGTTAAATTCAAGGTCAAAGCCATTGCTTTGAAGCTTAAGGTTTTGAACGTCGAGGTCTCTTAAGGGGAAAAATTTTATTAAAAATACCTACTGGATCTTGACATGGACTCATCTAGATATAATCTTGACGTTATTCAGCACTTAAATTTATAATGAATTTAAGTGAGGTGATCATATGCGGCAAAAACTGGGTACCTCCATTAACGCCCGGCTGCTTTACAGGGCCAAACTTTTAGCGTTCCAGGAGCAAAAACATCTCAATGAAATAATTGAAGAAGCTCTGGAACAATACCTCTCTGAGAACAGGATTAAAACTAAGGGTTGCTCATCACCTGCTGTCAAAAGCACTAAGGGCTGTATCCCGGCCAATGCCGATCTGGTAAAAAAGGTGCTGGAGGAGGAGGCTTTTTTTGAGGTTTGAGGAATTAAAAGCAGGCAGCAAGGTTTTTATTGATGCTAACATCTTTATTTACCACTTTAGCGGGATCTCGGAAGAATCCAGCTTCTTATTAGAGCGGTGCGAGCGGGAAGAAATATTAGGCTTTACTACTACCACTATCTTGTTGGAGGTCATGCACCGCTTAATGATGTTGGAAGCAGTTACTAAAGGACTGGTTGCACCGGGAAATATTGCAAAGAATTTAAAAAGCAAGCCAGAAATAGTTACTGAACTGACAATCTATGCTGAACAAATACAAAAAATTCCGGAAATGAACATTAACATTGTACCCATTACCCAGGATTTATGCTTTCAGGCGGTGATCTGGCAACAAAAATACGGGTTGATGACCAACGATTCTATCCTACTGGCTGCCTGTCAGGAGCATAACTGCCGGCATCTTGCCAGCAACGATTCAGCATTTGCCAGGGTGGAAAAATTGACCCTGTTACAACCCATGGATGTATTATAAAGAAATAGTATCCGTCAATATTACAGTGGGTGGAAGAGCCGAACAAGCTTCCGAATCGGAGCTTATAATGGACGTCAGACCCATTTCATCCGGAATATCTTAGTTGCCTGCCCCAAGTCTTTACAAGGCGAGCTGTATGAGAGGCTGCGGCTGTTCTTCGATGCGCCGGATATGGGGACGGCCAGATGGTTGCAGGCCTTTGGCGCCCGGGCGCCAAAAGGCGGTGGAGCGGCTTGAAGCTGGTTTCGAGGACGCGATGGCGGTGATGGCGCTGCCTGAACGGTACCGGAAACGCCTCCGGACAACCAATGGTGTGGAACGGCTCAACCAGGAGATCCACCGCCGGGAAAGCAGGTGATCCGGATCTTTCCCAACGAGGAGTTGGCGATCCGCTTGATTGGTGTGGTGCTCGTGGAGATCGACGAGGCGTGAACCACGGCTTTTCATTTATTGATTCATTGATGGCCGTTTGCCGAAAACCCGTTCTTCCGCTGCCACTAACCCCGGCGCCGAACCCGAGAACCGCCTGAACTTTCATGATTTTTTCCCGATAGAAAAAAGCTGCGAAGGCTCCCCCTTTAGTGTGGAGAACCTTCGCAGCTGCCATGCGCTCCGTTTTAGCTTCTTCTCAGCAACTACAGTAGATGTTCTCTCGAATTTGAGAACGCCGCAGGTTATTTAATCTCGACCTCGGCTCCGACATCCACGAGCTTGGCCTTGATGGACTCTGCCTCTTCCTTGCTTACCTTCTCTTTAACCGGTTTGGGAGCGCTGTCAACAAGCTCCTTGGCCTCCTTCAGGCCGAGCCCGGTGACCTCCCGCACAACCTTGATCACGTTGATCTTCTTGTCTCCAACGGCCTTAAGAACAACGTCAAACTCGGTCTTCTCCTCCTCCGCCGGAGCCTCAGCAGCTGCCGGTGCAGGGCCTGCGGCAACGGCAACCGGAGCGGCTGCAGTAACCCCAAACTCCTCCTCCAGCGCCTTGACCAGTTCCGCAAGCTCCAAAACGGTCATACCTTTAACAGCTTCAATAATCTCTGCTACTTTACTCAATTCAAAAACCTCCTCACTGTTTTCCAAGATTTTTCTTCATGGTGGCTTGAATAAGAAATTTTGATGGCACAGAGTCGCCTATCTCTACATCCTGCCTCGATTCGGCTGCCGTTAGCTGTTCCTTCGTCAGGGGCGAGTAACAACCTCCGTCAGGTCGCTGCGCCGATAAGGATAACCCTTTTTTTCGTTCCTCTGTTGGCACCGTCGATGGTGGCACGGTGGTCTACAGGAACTTCCACTACAGAGGCATTCTTAACCGGCAGCTTTTTGATCCTTAACAGCATTTAAGGCATAAACAAGCTTGCGGATGGGCCCCTGCAAAACCGTAACAAAACCCGCCAACGGGCCGTTCAATCCTCCCACTACCCGAGCGAGCAGCACATCTCTACCGGGGAGATCGGCCATGGATTTAATCTCCGAGACACCGACAATTCGTCCCTCAACCAGCCCGCCCTTGACCTCCAGGCTGCGCTTCGTTTTGAGAAAATCGAAGATGACCTTTGCAGGAGCTACCGGGTCCTCGAAGCCAAAAGCGACGGCGGTAGGACCCGTTAACAGGCTACCCAATTCCTTAAAGCCGCTTCTTTCAACGGCAAGCCGGGTCAGAGTGTTCTTGACAACCCGGAACTCCACCCCGGCTTCCCGGCAAGCCCTGCGGAACGAATTGGCGTCTTCCACCGTAAGACCCCGGTATTCCGTAAAGATTGCCGACTTGGAGGACTTAAATTTTTCTTCGAGCTCTGCCACGATCTTTTTCTTTTCCTCAATACCGGCCATAATGCACCTCCTTAAACTCTTATAAATAAATAAGCCCTCCGCAGACAACGGAGGGCCAGCTTTCACAGCCATACCCATACTCTCTAACCTCGGCAGGCGTTAATCACCATTAAGCCTTGCGGCACCTGCTGTCTACGGTCACGTATAAAGCTTATCAAATTAAATTATCCCGGTCAAGCAAGTCTTTTAACCCAGCGGTTTGAGCGGGTTGATCTTGACACCCGGACCCATGGTCGAGCAGACGGTGATGCTCTTGATGTATTGTCCCCGCGCCGCTGCGGGCTTCGCCTTGATTAAAGCGTCCATCAGGGTGCTGTAATTCTCTTGCAAGGCCTCTACTGGGAATGAAACCTTCCCGATGGGTGCATGAACAATGCCGGTCTTGTCGGCGCGGTACTCAATCTTGCCGGCCTTGATCTCTTTGACGGCACGGGCGATGTCAAAGGTAACCGTTCCGGTCTTCGGGTTAGGCATCAACCCCCGGGGTCCCAGCAGCCTTCCCAGACGGCCGACCATACTCATCACATCCGGTGTAGCAACGGCCACCTCGAAATCGAGCCACCCTTCCTGGATCTTCTGTACCAGATCCTCCGCTCCCACGTAATCGGCACCGGCTTCAACCGCCTCCTGGGCCTTATCCCCTTTAGCGAAGACGAGAACTTTACGGGTTTTGCCTGTCCCATGGGGAAGCACAACAGCCCCCCGCACCTGCTGATCGGCGTGCCTGGTATCAATACCGAGGCGCACCGCCACCTCAACAGACTCATCAAACTTGGCAGGAGCTATCTCCTTAACCAGCTGCAGGGCATCTCGTGGCTCGTAGTAATTCTCCCGATCAATCTTTGCCAGAGCCTCCCGATATTTCTTACCTCTTTTGGGCATCTTTCATCGACCTCCTTGTGGTTTTAGCGGATTGCTCCTCCCACCAGGAAAACTAATCCGCGATTTCAATCCCCATGCTGCGTGCGGTGCCTTCAATCATCCGCATGGCTCCCTCAATATCTGCGGCGTTGAGATCCCGCATCTTCAATTCGGCGATCTCCCGCACCTTTGCGCGGGAAACCTTACCCACCTTCTTACGATTGGGTTCTCCAGAAGCGGTTTCCAAACCCAGGGCCTTTTTTAGAAGAACGGCAGCCGGTGGAGTCTTGGTAATAAAGCTAAAGGAGCGATCCTGATAAATGGTAACCTCCACCGGAATGATTAAGCCGTCATCTTTAGCCGTGCGCTCATTAAATTCCTTACAAAAAGCCATGATATTGACGCCATGAGGACCCAAAGCAGAACCGACAGGTGGCGCCGGCGTTGCCTTACCCGCCGGGATCTGCAGCTTGACTACGGCGGCTACTTTTTTTGCGGCCATCCTTCACACTTCCCTTCTGCAATTCTATAGTTTTTAATTATAATTTCTCAACCTGTGTAAAGTCCAGCTCTACGGGGGTTTCCCGTCCGAACATGGATACGAGCACCTTAAGCTTGCTTTTTTCCGGATAGATCTCCTCTACCGTGCCGATGAAGTTCTCGAAAGGACCGGCAATAACCCGTACACTCTCACCGATGTCCAGGTCGATGCGCGGGTGGGCCTCCTCGAGCCCCATCTGGCGCATGATGGCTTGGACCTCACTCTGCTGCAGCGGTATCGGCTTGTTCCCCGATCCAACAAAACTGGTTACACCCGGTGTATTGCGCACCACATACCAGGAGTCATCGGTGAGGATCATCTCCACCAAGACATAACCGGGGAATATCTTTTTTTGGGAAACGCGGCGCTTTCCATCCTTGATCTCGATTTCATCTTCCATCGGCACAAGGATGCGAAAAATCTTATCCTGCATGTTCATCGAAGCGACACGCTTCTCCAAATTGGCTTTAACCTTATTTTCATAGCCGGAATAGGTGTGAATCACAAACCACTTCTTCTCCATAAAGACAAGGGACCTTGCGGCCCCCACCTCCCCGGGATAATTCTTTACCGTGCAACTCCGCGTCACAGCTGCAGTAAAAGTTCAACAAACTTACTCAAAATAGTATCAGCTACAAGAATAAGCAAAGCCACAATAACAACCGAACTGATAACGACAACCGTGTAAGCAGCCGTTTCCGAACGGGTAGGCCAGTGCACCTTTTTCAACTCTCCCCACACACTTTGGAAAAACTTAGCTACCTCTCGAAAGAAGCTCTTTTTCGGCCTCTCTTTTCCTTCCCTGGTACGGGGAGAGCGACCTTCCTTTGGTCCCGCTCCCTTTCCTCTTGCCGGAGTTTTCCTGGCCTCCTGCTGTCCTACCGGCGCCTTTTCCTCCCCGGCCTTGGTCTCGCCCCTCTTGACGAGACGCAAAATGGAGCGCAGCCTACCTTGCTGGGCACGAGTTTCAGCCGGGTGCTCATCCTTTCCGAGATCGGGCTGTTCCTTCACCATCTCAGAACTTATATTCTTGTTTTTCTTTACTGCGCCGGCCTTCTTACGCACCTGGCTCACATCCTTCATGTCTCACCGGTTTATTTGGTCTCCCGGTGGACGGTTTGTTTTTTGCACACAGGGCAGTACTTTTTCAGTTCCAGGCGTTCAGGATCGTTCTTCTTGTTCTTTTCCGTT includes the following:
- the rplL gene encoding 50S ribosomal protein L7/L12 — its product is MSKVAEIIEAVKGMTVLELAELVKALEEEFGVTAAAPVAVAAGPAPAAAEAPAEEEKTEFDVVLKAVGDKKINVIKVVREVTGLGLKEAKELVDSAPKPVKEKVSKEEAESIKAKLVDVGAEVEIK
- a CDS encoding type II toxin-antitoxin system VapC family toxin → MRFEELKAGSKVFIDANIFIYHFSGISEESSFLLERCEREEILGFTTTTILLEVMHRLMMLEAVTKGLVAPGNIAKNLKSKPEIVTELTIYAEQIQKIPEMNINIVPITQDLCFQAVIWQQKYGLMTNDSILLAACQEHNCRHLASNDSAFARVEKLTLLQPMDVL
- the secE gene encoding preprotein translocase subunit SecE; amino-acid sequence: MRKKAGAVKKNKNISSEMVKEQPDLGKDEHPAETRAQQGRLRSILRLVKRGETKAGEEKAPVGQQEARKTPARGKGAGPKEGRSPRTREGKERPKKSFFREVAKFFQSVWGELKKVHWPTRSETAAYTVVVISSVVIVALLILVADTILSKFVELLLQL
- the nusG gene encoding transcription termination/antitermination protein NusG, encoding MEKKWFVIHTYSGYENKVKANLEKRVASMNMQDKIFRILVPMEDEIEIKDGKRRVSQKKIFPGYVLVEMILTDDSWYVVRNTPGVTSFVGSGNKPIPLQQSEVQAIMRQMGLEEAHPRIDLDIGESVRVIAGPFENFIGTVEEIYPEKSKLKVLVSMFGRETPVELDFTQVEKL
- the rplA gene encoding 50S ribosomal protein L1; translation: MPKRGKKYREALAKIDRENYYEPRDALQLVKEIAPAKFDESVEVAVRLGIDTRHADQQVRGAVVLPHGTGKTRKVLVFAKGDKAQEAVEAGADYVGAEDLVQKIQEGWLDFEVAVATPDVMSMVGRLGRLLGPRGLMPNPKTGTVTFDIARAVKEIKAGKIEYRADKTGIVHAPIGKVSFPVEALQENYSTLMDALIKAKPAAARGQYIKSITVCSTMGPGVKINPLKPLG
- the rplJ gene encoding 50S ribosomal protein L10, whose translation is MAGIEEKKKIVAELEEKFKSSKSAIFTEYRGLTVEDANSFRRACREAGVEFRVVKNTLTRLAVERSGFKELGSLLTGPTAVAFGFEDPVAPAKVIFDFLKTKRSLEVKGGLVEGRIVGVSEIKSMADLPGRDVLLARVVGGLNGPLAGFVTVLQGPIRKLVYALNAVKDQKAAG
- the rpmG gene encoding 50S ribosomal protein L33 encodes the protein MRIGITLACTECKNRNYTTEKNKKNDPERLELKKYCPVCKKQTVHRETK
- the rplK gene encoding 50S ribosomal protein L11, whose translation is MAAKKVAAVVKLQIPAGKATPAPPVGSALGPHGVNIMAFCKEFNERTAKDDGLIIPVEVTIYQDRSFSFITKTPPAAVLLKKALGLETASGEPNRKKVGKVSRAKVREIAELKMRDLNAADIEGAMRMIEGTARSMGIEIAD